A region of Nostoc flagelliforme CCNUN1 DNA encodes the following proteins:
- a CDS encoding Uma2 family endonuclease, translated as MVFAQTSLPDVITTRLTLDEYRAMEETNPERHEYRNGEIITMSGGSESHSAIASNFLIYLGFLLRDTNFRLYNSDLRVWIPEYQCGTYTDLMVVNGEPEFNGNRNDEILNPMLIVEVLSPSTEAYDRGDKFRKYRSIASFCEYLLVSQTEPYIEQYHNLDRNSNDRWLWQVHSHLERTIMLHSLNVEIPLTEIYRRINF; from the coding sequence GTGGTCTTTGCTCAAACCAGTCTCCCAGATGTAATAACAACTCGCCTGACGTTAGATGAGTATCGGGCTATGGAAGAAACAAACCCCGAACGCCATGAATACCGTAACGGAGAGATTATTACTATGTCGGGAGGGTCGGAATCTCACAGTGCGATCGCCAGCAACTTCTTAATTTACTTAGGGTTTTTGCTGAGAGACACCAATTTTCGTTTGTATAACAGCGACTTGCGAGTTTGGATTCCTGAATATCAGTGTGGGACTTATACCGATTTGATGGTTGTGAATGGCGAACCAGAGTTCAATGGCAATCGTAATGATGAAATTCTGAATCCAATGCTTATTGTCGAAGTTTTATCACCCTCTACTGAAGCTTATGATCGCGGAGACAAGTTCAGAAAATATCGCTCGATTGCCAGTTTTTGTGAATATCTGCTTGTAAGTCAAACTGAACCTTATATTGAGCAGTATCACAACTTGGATCGTAACAGTAATGATCGCTGGCTATGGCAAGTTCACTCTCACCTTGAGCGGACGATTATGCTGCACAGTTTAAACGTAGAAATTCCCCTGACTGAAATCTATCGTCGGATTAATTTTTAG
- a CDS encoding WGR domain-containing protein: MEIYLVFVDTIQNSNKFWAAIVEDGNLTVQWGRVGYQAQTKVHTLGNHQRAVSKFNNLVAEKMMKGYRRSQSQIDSNCEVSEINRAIELLEIIRPYVEQRNFSVAYINALNQYLKIVPTPLGMQIEPYRVYRSVEDVDYQMELLNSLLTTPAPQVPVVALGHASEVTTEMAVVSLKTISKNFWRHL, translated from the coding sequence ATGGAAATCTATTTAGTCTTTGTTGATACTATCCAAAACAGCAATAAATTCTGGGCGGCCATTGTCGAAGATGGTAATTTAACAGTGCAGTGGGGCAGAGTCGGTTATCAAGCACAGACTAAAGTTCACACATTAGGTAATCATCAGAGAGCCGTTAGCAAATTCAACAATCTGGTAGCCGAAAAGATGATGAAAGGCTACAGAAGAAGTCAGTCACAAATCGACAGTAATTGTGAAGTTTCTGAAATCAACAGAGCGATTGAATTACTAGAGATTATTCGTCCTTATGTAGAGCAGAGAAATTTTTCAGTTGCTTATATCAATGCCCTAAATCAATATCTAAAGATTGTCCCAACACCTTTGGGTATGCAAATTGAACCATACAGGGTATATCGCTCAGTAGAAGATGTCGATTATCAAATGGAATTACTCAATTCCCTGTTAACGACACCTGCACCACAAGTTCCTGTGGTGGCTCTTGGTCATGCCTCTGAAGTAACAACAGAAATGGCAGTTGTCAGTCTCAAAACTATCAGTAAGAACTTCTGGCGACATTTGTAA
- a CDS encoding DUF2997 domain-containing protein, producing the protein MERSILIHFDNATGEVRVEAEGFKGLSCLSATQPFEEALGVVSESDRTFKDEAQTQQLRTTNSSQARLHQ; encoded by the coding sequence ATGGAACGCTCAATACTGATTCATTTCGACAACGCTACAGGTGAAGTTCGAGTGGAGGCTGAGGGGTTCAAGGGTTTGAGTTGTTTATCAGCTACGCAACCATTTGAAGAAGCACTTGGAGTTGTCAGCGAGAGCGATCGCACGTTTAAGGACGAAGCCCAAACCCAACAACTTCGGACTACGAACAGCAGTCAAGCACGTTTGCACCAGTAA
- a CDS encoding DUF1257 domain-containing protein, giving the protein MSHFSTVKTKLTNRECLVQALQDLNLSPQVHETAQPLKGYYGGSQGQSAEIIVSGRTIKARADIGFKWNQSNGVYEIIHDSYETVPKLGKDFFSNKLMLAYGKRLVRAKAAELQERFGECAIAESTHGSVQTLRLTFAGHQEVQQYVRR; this is encoded by the coding sequence ATGTCACACTTCTCAACAGTTAAAACCAAGCTTACTAACCGTGAATGTCTAGTACAAGCTTTACAAGATTTGAACCTATCACCACAAGTTCACGAAACAGCACAGCCACTAAAAGGATACTACGGTGGCTCTCAAGGACAAAGCGCTGAAATCATCGTATCTGGTCGCACCATAAAAGCTCGTGCAGACATCGGATTCAAATGGAATCAGTCAAACGGCGTATACGAGATAATCCACGACAGTTACGAAACAGTTCCGAAGCTGGGCAAAGACTTTTTCAGCAATAAACTAATGCTGGCTTACGGTAAACGTTTGGTAAGAGCTAAAGCCGCCGAGTTACAAGAAAGGTTTGGTGAATGTGCGATCGCTGAATCAACTCACGGAAGTGTGCAAACCCTACGCCTAACTTTTGCCGGACATCAGGAAGTTCAACAATATGTAAGGAGATAA
- a CDS encoding Uma2 family endonuclease, whose protein sequence is MFQALPEPVTFEEFLEWKPENGRYELYKGVIVEMQPTGEHELVRAFLIRELNFEIRRFNLAYTIPGQVLVKSVDKKSGYIPDVLVLNLPNLVNEPLWKKASTVTQAESIPLAVEVVSTNWRDDYFLKFGEYEEIGIPEYWIVDYAALGGKRFIGNPKQPTISVYVLVEGEYQVTQFRGNDRIQSPTLRELNLTAEQVFQAALGQY, encoded by the coding sequence ATGTTTCAAGCTTTACCAGAACCAGTTACTTTTGAAGAATTTCTAGAGTGGAAACCAGAAAATGGCAGATATGAACTATACAAAGGAGTAATAGTAGAAATGCAACCAACAGGAGAACATGAGCTAGTTAGAGCATTTTTGATTAGAGAACTCAATTTTGAGATTCGCAGGTTTAATCTAGCTTATACTATTCCTGGTCAAGTATTAGTCAAATCAGTTGATAAGAAATCTGGTTATATTCCAGATGTATTAGTATTGAATCTTCCTAACTTGGTCAATGAACCACTATGGAAAAAAGCATCAACAGTTACTCAAGCAGAATCAATTCCATTAGCCGTGGAAGTTGTAAGTACAAATTGGCGTGATGATTATTTCCTTAAATTTGGTGAGTACGAGGAAATTGGGATTCCAGAATATTGGATTGTTGACTATGCTGCTCTTGGTGGAAAGCGGTTTATTGGGAATCCTAAACAACCGACAATATCAGTTTATGTTTTAGTCGAAGGTGAATATCAAGTTACTCAATTTCGAGGAAATGACCGGATTCAATCACCTACTTTAAGAGAGCTAAATTTAACTGCTGAACAAGTTTTTCAAGCTGCTTTAGGACAGTATTGA
- a CDS encoding helix-turn-helix domain-containing protein codes for MTRPFKVEISESQQELEKALKHATTASTKERLQMLYLLKSGQVTSRRSLAELIGRDQATITRWVRKYKDGGRDRLLEVKHAPGKLSIVSEEALKRLKQRLQEPQGFHSYGQIQQWLVAEFQLDIAYKTVYELVRYRIGAKLKVPRPQSTKQHPKSLSHFKKNFL; via the coding sequence ATGACCCGTCCGTTTAAAGTTGAGATTTCTGAAAGTCAACAAGAGTTGGAGAAAGCCCTCAAACATGCCACGACAGCAAGCACTAAAGAAAGATTACAAATGCTCTACTTGCTTAAAAGCGGTCAAGTAACAAGCAGGCGATCGCTGGCAGAACTTATAGGACGGGATCAGGCAACTATTACTCGCTGGGTGAGAAAATATAAAGATGGAGGACGCGATCGCTTGCTCGAAGTCAAACATGCACCGGGTAAACTTTCTATTGTTAGTGAGGAAGCCTTGAAACGTCTGAAACAGAGGTTGCAGGAGCCGCAAGGATTTCACAGCTATGGTCAAATTCAACAATGGCTCGTTGCCGAGTTTCAACTGGACATCGCCTATAAAACGGTCTATGAACTCGTTCGCTATCGAATCGGTGCCAAGCTGAAAGTCCCTCGCCCCCAAAGCACCAAACAACATCCAAAGAGTCTGTCTCACTTTAAAAAAAACTTCCTCTAG
- a CDS encoding IS630 family transposase has protein sequence MRYLCQDETRLGLKTMAGRLITAAGVKPLGLSQWQRENFYLYGVVELLSGYSFFYEFSHLDGDCFQRFLELLSAQLGDDVAVIQFDQGSFHRVKALDCPENIIPIFQPPHSPELNPIERFWEFLKSKLEWENCKTLNQLRQKLAQVLDTITPEVIASLTSYDFILEALFSAAS, from the coding sequence TTGAGGTACTTGTGCCAAGACGAAACCCGCTTGGGACTCAAGACGATGGCGGGACGTTTAATTACTGCGGCCGGCGTTAAACCCCTCGGACTCAGCCAGTGGCAACGTGAGAATTTTTATTTATACGGAGTCGTGGAGCTGTTAAGTGGATACAGCTTTTTCTACGAGTTTTCTCACCTTGATGGTGACTGTTTTCAGCGGTTTTTGGAGTTGCTTTCTGCTCAACTAGGAGATGATGTTGCGGTTATCCAGTTTGACCAAGGGTCATTTCATCGGGTTAAAGCTCTCGATTGCCCAGAAAATATTATCCCTATTTTTCAACCGCCTCACTCTCCGGAACTTAATCCAATTGAGCGGTTTTGGGAATTTCTCAAATCTAAACTGGAATGGGAAAACTGCAAAACTCTCAACCAACTGCGCCAAAAGTTAGCTCAAGTCCTAGACACAATTACACCTGAGGTGATTGCTTCTCTCACTTCTTACGATTTCATTCTTGAAGCTTTATTTAGCGCAGCTTCATAA
- a CDS encoding RpnC/YadD family protein, with the protein MTQKFYSLFVEHYLEGLLSPLGSVEVSGVITDSERRGIVLFFPKGTIQTERHPLGLLAKVAQSDCSIEVYYEQIGETEVRSCLHKLLNVFSTLNCRSSAEGKTLDDDNNLPRLWILVPSASPDLLKGFGAQLELENWSTGIYFLPNVFRIAIVAINQLPVTSETLWFRLLGRGKVQIQAVSELVALPPENLVRRNVLEMVYRWRISVMTQTDLTEEDQELIMNLTEAYQEARAQAVQEGVEQGVQLERCQVVENLLRFRFGSVDEELSRVVDSLLQLTPEEFTPLCLELSREDLLARFNSHQ; encoded by the coding sequence ATGACCCAAAAATTTTATAGTCTGTTTGTTGAGCATTATCTTGAAGGCTTGCTTTCACCATTAGGTAGCGTAGAAGTTAGCGGCGTAATAACCGATTCAGAAAGGCGGGGAATTGTTCTGTTTTTTCCGAAAGGGACAATTCAAACCGAAAGACACCCACTTGGATTACTTGCTAAAGTTGCTCAAAGTGATTGTTCAATAGAAGTTTATTATGAGCAAATTGGTGAAACAGAAGTCCGAAGCTGCCTACATAAACTTTTAAATGTCTTTTCAACTTTGAACTGTCGGTCATCGGCAGAAGGGAAAACTTTAGATGATGATAATAATTTACCTCGTTTGTGGATTTTAGTACCATCAGCTTCGCCAGATTTACTCAAAGGTTTTGGCGCACAATTAGAGTTAGAAAACTGGTCTACTGGAATATACTTTCTGCCTAATGTTTTTAGAATTGCAATAGTAGCTATTAACCAACTACCAGTTACTTCAGAGACGCTATGGTTTAGGCTGTTGGGTCGGGGAAAAGTACAAATCCAAGCAGTAAGTGAACTGGTTGCCCTTCCACCAGAGAATCTTGTCCGCCGTAATGTTCTAGAAATGGTTTACAGGTGGCGTATCAGTGTAATGACACAAACAGATTTAACTGAAGAAGACCAGGAGTTAATTATGAATTTAACAGAAGCTTATCAAGAAGCAAGAGCGCAAGCGGTACAGGAGGGGGTGGAGCAAGGAGTACAACTTGAACGCTGCCAAGTTGTAGAAAACTTGTTGAGATTTAGGTTTGGTTCTGTGGATGAAGAACTCTCAAGAGTAGTCGATAGTTTGTTGCAGTTAACACCAGAAGAATTTACTCCCCTATGTCTTGAATTATCTCGTGAAGATTTGCTGGCAAGATTTAATTCACATCAATAA
- a CDS encoding IS5 family transposase — MKIEKAKHLTARKFKRMAGVSRQTFELMVDLVKADAQKKKKSGRRPKLIIEDQVLMVLQYWREYRTYYHIGLDFGLSESAVCRLVFKIENILIKSRKFRLPGKKELWKMSSQEDLVVMDVTESPIEKPQKGQKRYFSGKQGEHTLKTQVVIRQKSSQIICLGHGQGRIHDFKLFKSSGIKFGELLKVIADKGYQGIAKIHQLSETPIKKPKGKRLTKEQKKYNRELNRLRIVVEHVNRRLKIFKILSDRYRNPHRRFGLRSNLIAGIYNHELAL, encoded by the coding sequence GTGAAAATAGAGAAAGCTAAACACCTGACTGCGAGAAAATTTAAGCGCATGGCTGGAGTAAGTCGTCAAACTTTTGAGTTAATGGTTGATTTAGTTAAAGCTGATGCTCAAAAGAAAAAGAAATCAGGTCGTCGTCCTAAATTAATTATTGAAGACCAAGTTTTAATGGTTCTTCAATACTGGAGAGAGTACCGTACTTATTATCATATTGGGTTGGATTTCGGGCTTTCTGAATCTGCGGTTTGTCGATTAGTTTTTAAAATTGAAAATATTTTGATTAAGTCAAGAAAGTTTCGTTTACCAGGGAAAAAAGAATTATGGAAAATGTCATCCCAAGAAGATTTAGTTGTGATGGATGTCACAGAGAGTCCAATTGAAAAGCCTCAGAAAGGCCAAAAAAGATATTTTAGTGGCAAACAAGGAGAACATACTTTAAAAACGCAGGTAGTAATTCGCCAAAAAAGCAGTCAAATCATCTGTTTAGGGCATGGTCAGGGAAGAATTCATGATTTTAAGCTATTTAAAAGCAGTGGGATAAAATTTGGAGAATTACTGAAAGTAATAGCGGATAAAGGCTATCAAGGAATTGCTAAAATTCATCAATTAAGTGAAACACCAATTAAGAAACCAAAAGGAAAAAGGTTGACGAAAGAACAGAAAAAATACAATCGGGAACTCAATCGATTAAGAATTGTTGTTGAACACGTAAATCGTCGTCTAAAGATATTTAAAATTTTGTCTGATAGATATCGGAATCCTCATCGACGTTTTGGATTAAGGTCGAATTTAATTGCGGGAATTTATAACCACGAATTAGCTTTATAA